The genomic DNA GTATAGGTCAGTCCTTCCGAGAGGGGAACGGGCGATCGGAGTCCGCCTTCGGTGTCGATCGCAATTTGATTAGTGGGGAAGTAGAGTTCTTTTGGCTCATGGAGTGCCGGAATCAGGTTCGGCAGATCGGCAACCATAGTGAAGGACTGCACAACTTCGCGGCTGCGATTGAGCGTTACAGACCAGGGCAAATTGAAGCGAAACGTCCAGCTTGGACGCTCCAATTCCTCCACGTCCGATGCCTGATTTCGCGAAACTTCCCAGCCCTGTCCCGTATAGCGATCGAATGCCATAACGCGCCAGAAGCCCGGAGCCTGCGATCGAATCCGCATGACAACCTGGGGCTGCATTGTGCCGCGCAAATTCTGGTTAATCTTTGTGTTAAAGCCATAGTAGGACTGGGAGTTAAGCCGTCCTGCCCCTTCCGTCGGTGTCTGATTTTCACCAGAACCATTGCCTTCGCCGCCCGATCGTCCTGGCTGCACATAGCCAGAATTAATCACCTGATTCTGGTTGAATTCCTCCTGGAGCGAAATCGGCGCACTCACTGGAAAGGTACGAATCTGATAGCCCGGAAAGCGCGGCAGCATCAGAAAAATCGCCATCCCCAGACCCAGGACTGCCAGCAGTACCCAGCCCATTCGCTTGGATTCAATATCCGTGTGAACTCGCCTTAGGGTGGGAGAGGGCAAACCGATTTGCGATCGGTAGTTGAGCATTAGCACTGGAACTGCCAGCCCCAGGAACAGCAGCAGCACAGGCGCAAAAGCGAGGGTTTGACTCAGGGTAGCTGCCACACCAATTAGAATCAGCCCAATCACGGCTGAGTAGCCCAGATCCTTGCGGCGCGGCATATCAAAACTGTGAAACACCAGCAGATGAATTAGCAGCGTTGCCAGCGCAATTCGCGTATCGTTTCGCTCCACCCAGATCCGCATAAAGAAGATTGCCAGGGACAGCAGCATCCCGATCGCAATACAGAACTTCACCGGAATATTGCGCTTGCGGCGGCGATAGTAGCTCCAGGCAGCTCCCACAGCACTCACCGGAACTGCCCATAGACTCATTGCCCCACCGTCCGAACTATCGGCAGCGGCAACATCCAGTGCCACCATACCCACCGTTGCCAGCCCTTGCACCACAACCCGCAGCGGCACGGAGTCCTCTGGTTGGGGAAGCGGCAGGGATTCGATGCGCTGCCAGAACTGGCGCAGCACAGGAAGCTGAAGTATGGGATTAGAGGAGGCTTGGTTCCTGGCGGAGGAGGACATACGCAGCGATCGCAGTTTTCGCTTCTATGCTAACCAGACCCGCCAGCAGAACGGGAGGGGAATGACCAAAATTCGGTAGATCCCGCAGGTTTAGGGTTGGGATCTTGGGTGACGATCGGGCGATTTCTCAGGATATCCAGCGAGGACTCAAAAACTAAGCCTCTGCGGGCAAAAGCACCGCAAAAACCAGCGGAACATCCGATCCGGCTAGCTCGATCGCAAGAGTGACAGATTGGTTAGAATTCAGGGGGCTAAGGCTGACGCTTAATTCACCTGCCTGGGTACAGGAGGCGATTGATTCTAAAGCGGCTTGCTCAGGAATATTTTGTTGAACGTTTTGCTGAAAGCGTACCGTGCCGCCCATTGGCAACTGCACCTTAATCTGTGCCCTGCTAGAATCTGGGGAATACTGTGCCTCTAGGGTTAAATGACCGACTTCTGTAAGCCAGGAGCGATTCACCGTTAAACCACTCGACGGTAACGGTAGCGTCATTGCCTCAAAGAGTTGACGGGCTGCCAGCAAGGACAGCACCATTTGCTGCGGACGGGATGCCTGCTCGTAGTCGATCGGAATATTGGGATGCGATCGCAGGGAAGAATCCTGTCCGCTCCGAACGGGGGAAGTTAGCACGAGTCCTGCAATACCTTCCAGCGCAGCTTTTTCACCGGGGAAGAGGGATTCTGCCGCTTCAACCAGTCGCCGCCCTTCGCGGAGGGAAGACTGCATCAGGTGACGGCACTGCTCAAACAGGGTGTGCAGCACAGAGTCGGGCAGAGGAATGGGTAGGTTGATGGTTTTCAGGTGGGCTGCCCAGAGCGGCGCGGATGGGGTAGCGGACGCGTGAACCGATTGCTTTACCGCTGGCTGCTTTGCAGTTCGACGAAAGGGCAGTTGCACCTCGCTATAGGAAGGTTCAGGACAGCCCTCGTAGCCGTACTGATGGTCGTATTGATAATCGTCCTGATAGTCTTGCTGCTCAGTTTCCCAGGGGAATCGCGGCGGATTACGCTCAATTTCCGTCTTGAGTCGTTGTTTCAGCAGCGCGTGAAAACGGTTTTGCACAGCAGGTATGTCTCCGAAAGTGATTGGTGGGAGTTCCTCATCGAGCGGTACACTCATGCCCTGTGAATTGGCGACGGATCGCCCCTGACTTTGATCTTCGTTTTGATCCTGATTCAGAGTACCCGCCGCCTCAGCAGAACTGAGTGGCTCAGCAGAAAATTGCATCCCGGACTCGATCTGTTCAGGCGAGGCTGCCTGATTCCAATCCCCTGATGGCGTACTTAATGCCGTACTTGAAGGCGTACAATCTGCCGAGTCCAGTGTTTGCAATAGCCAGACAACGAATTGCTGTATGGCTTCTGCTTCGTTATTCATCAGTAGACGTCCCTGCTCCGGATACTAAATTGTTGCGAATTTCCCAGGCTTGTTCAAGTAATTTAGACCACTGTTTCTGTAACTGGGTAGGGGTGATGCCAAGTGTCTGGGCGATCGCGTTGTCTGCCATGCCGGATTGCTTATGCGCCAGAAGGTCTTGCTGACGGGGCGTCAGGCGATCGATGAACTGCTGCCACTGCTGCGGCGTGAGTCCAAAGTTGCGCTCCAGGTCGGCTTCGAGCCACTGGTGAACCAGCTCCCACTGATGGGACAGGGCAAAGCGAATCAAATGGTACTTAAACCGCTGCTGCAAGTAATCCCGCTGGCGGGCAGTCAGCCCTAAGATTTCCTCGATTTCGCTGGTGGGCAGGTCTTTGAGCCTCAGGGCAAAATAGTCGGCGCAATCCTGCTGCTGTCGCTCCTCCAGATAATTCATCAGTTCCGCTATGACTGTGTTTCGCAGCGTATCTTCCTGCAATTCTGGCTCCTGTGCCACCATTTGTTCCCTGACCTGGGGCATGGACACCAGGCTACGGGAGCTATCGCCTTCGTTCAGCGACCCTTCCGCTGCCTGTTCAATGTCTACCATCGTTTCGGGCGGCTGCTGCTGCGAGAAAGTCTGTGCCCGCAGGATGATCAGCTGCTGACTGCGACGACCGGGCAGGGGAATCCGGCGTTTGCCGTATCGCTCGGTAAAAGCCATATACTCCGCCAGTTCCAGCAGGGTTCGGGGACGATAGGTGGCAGGTAACTGGTTTTCCCGCCGAAAGGCATTCATCGACTCGATATAGAAGCCCTGCAAAAAGTCCTCGATCAGCGTCAGCCTTGCTTGATAGCTGGACTGAACCTGTGGCGGCGTAATGTAGCGGTAGACGACTGCACTTAACGTACTGTGTAGCTCGATTCTGCCCCGGTGAGATCCTAGCTCATAGTATTTGAGACACTGTTTGAGTCGATGTCGGGCAAGGGTAGTAGACCAGGTTTCGACTTCGCCGGATGCCTGAATCCGCTGGCTTTCGGAGCAGATCCGCGACACCTCTTCACTGAGCCGATCGGCAACCGCCCGACATTGGGATGCAGGGGCACGGGTAGCTTCCTGAAGTTCCTGAAATAGGATCTGAAAAATTGCCTCCACGCCATTACTAGGCTTTTCCCGCTGGAAGAGCGACACAACGTTCGCACACTGAAGCTTGTGCATATGCAGTTAATGAGATGCGATGAACAGGTATCGATTCACAGGACGCTATAGAGGTATAAACAACCCCAAATGCCTGCCTGGAATCAGCCCTGATGGACAAAATAGAACGGTTCTCGATGGATTCGAGTCCGATTTGAGACGGTTTTGAGTTTTTTCCGAAGGTCTCCCGGATTTTGTCTAGACGACTGGAAGAATGCGGTAGTTGCGTCGCCTGATTGTGTCGTCGGTGGTAGAGCGGTCTAGACTGGGAGGGCACCCCTGTAATGAGACTGCCACACTGGGCAGATCTACGAACGCAGATTTATGAACATTGACGAACAGATTCAGGTACTTGTCGATGAAGCTTCCCGATATGGGATAGAGCCAACCGATATTGATTTAATTGCACCTGTCCTGAGATCGATCGCAGAGCAGTTACAGCACCCTCAGTATTACGTTTTACAGAACCTTGAGCAACAGTGGCTCATGACCACTTTAGCCGATCGGACTCAGCCGGAGGTCACGAAGACGGTTTTACACGCCTTTCCTAGCCTGGAAGCTGCAAAAGCCAGCACCAATGCGCTCAACGATTTTCAACTCGTTGCTTCACCGATCCCAACTGTTCATTTGTTATTCCAGATGCTAGCAATGAAGCCGATTGATAGCATAGTCTTTCTGGAGACTTCAGCAAATCTCCAATCTGGGAAGGAGTTAAGCAGGCAAAATCTTCAAACTTTAATCGAACAGCACCTACTCCGGCAAAGAAGTGCTAATATACCACCCGACATTGCCTGAATAGGGGCTTAAGTTCCCCGAAAACGATGGATTTTACTCTCTGCCAGAGAATTTTTTGCCTCCGGATGCGGACGATCGTCTGTTGTTCTTCTAAGGCGTGAAATCGGCGGATATTCTTTCCGGACCGGAGCGACCTGATGCCCAAGATGCAGCATCCAGAAGCCAATAGGACGGAATTTTAATTCCCCCAGTGAAATGTTTCTTTAGGGTTCCCCAAATTTCAGCAAGAGGCTCACGGTAAGTTTATAAAGTCGTATTTATAAAGTCTGTATTCGTGCTTGCTGGCTTAAGATGCACCTGCACAGCGTAATACATGGATTATCTGAGGTTGGGCTTTGATGCGCTACGGCGTATTACCTAACCCGTTCTACGTTCAATACGACGACCTACTAAGGGCAAGGAACGCTTCTTGTGCGGCTGCCTGCTCTGCTGTTTTTTTAGACTGTCCTTTTCCTCGCCCCCAGCATTGACCGTTAACCCAAACCTCTGCGGCAAAGCGATCGCTGCTGCCAGACGTAGGATTCAACTCTGTTACCCGGTACTCCGGTAGAATCTGATGCTGGTTTTGGGTTAGGTTTTGCAGTGCGCCTTTGTAGTTTTGCAGGGCAGGATCGCGACGAATCTCTTCCGCCAGCGACAGCAAATGACCGTCGAGCCAGGGGTGAATCAGCCGCAAATCGTGCGTACTTAGGTAGAGGGCGGCAAGCATGGCTTCCAGGGCAGCAGCCAGACGGGTTTCTTGTCCTGCGTGATCGGCTAACGCACTACTAGAAAGAATGAGATACCGATCGATGCCGTATGCCTGGGCAATTTGTGCCAAGAGGCGATCGCTTACCAGAATGCTGCGAATGGCGGACAGTTCGCCTTCAGACACATCAGGATATTGCTGATAGAGGAATTCTCCGGCTGTGAGTTTAACCACCGCATCGCCCACAAATTCTAGCCGCTCGTAGTTTGCCGTCGGGGAAGCCGTGGGATCGGTGAGGGCGCGATCGAGTAATGCCCAGTTCACCGGACTCTCGGCGGAAAGTCCCAGTTTAAGAATCAGCTGCTGAAGCTGTTTTTGGCGGCGAGGATCGGCAAGCACCGTTTCAGGAGAATTTTTAGGAAAAATTTTGAACAATCAGAATTAATCGGGAAGAGGCGGTCATAAGCCGGGTTCTGTCTCTTGTAGGCGACCGCCCCAAGCGGCAGTTATCTATCTGGGATGCCTGTTGCCAGACACCTCTAGCGGATTTCGCAGCGTCCGAGAACGCTACCCGGAGCAGGAAAAAGACCAACCCTTGCTCCTTCGACCTTGCTTCCGACCGGGGTTTACCGAGCCAACGCCTCTCGACGTTGCTGGTGCGCTCTTACCGCACCTTTGCACCCTTACCGTTTTGGAGTGGGGAATCAGGATTGGGAAATGAGGATTAATCTCCCCTGCTCCCTGCTCCCTTGCTCCCCTGCTTCCTCTGCGGCGGTATCTTTCTGTGGCACTATCCTCACGCTCACGCGCACTGGGCGTTACCCAGCAGGTCTGGTCTTTCGGAAGCCCGGACTTTCCTCAGGCAAATTGCCCGTAACTGCCTCGCCTCCTCTTCCCTTGATTCCAGTCTATTACGGGGGGGTGGGGAGTGGGGAATCAGGTGGATGACGCGGCGAACTTTTCCGGCAAAGTTGGTGATGGAGCTGCTGTCCCAGTCGATCGCGATCGACTGGGACAGCAGCTCCATCACCAACTTTGCCGGAAAAGTTCGCCGCGTCATCCACCTGATTCCCCACTCCAAAACGGTAAGGGTGCAAAGGTGCGGTAAGAGCGCACCAGCAACGTCGAGAGGCGTTGGCTCGGTAAACCCCGGTCGGAAGCAAGGTCGAAGGAGCAAGGGAGCAGGGGAGAGAGGGGGGTAGGATGTGTTAGCGCAGCACAACGCATGATTTCAGCGGGGTTAGTCGGGGAGCCAGGGGAAGTACTCCATGAGGGACGCTTTTTCGATCGTGAAGAGGCAGGGGACGTAAGCCCAGTATTCGCGTTTTGCACCGTCGGCGATGTTGATAATTTGAAAGAGAAGGCGGAGGGTGAATTGCAGATTAGCTTCTCGTTCGTTGAAGAGGGCAAAGCGTCCAGCGTCGGCTTTTTCGACCTGTCCTAAATCCACGATCGCCCCTTTTGCGACCAATGTAGTTCGATCGTCGTTGGGCTTGACCAGATCTTCGGGGGCAAGGGTTGCCTGGAGGCTGCGACCGGGGGGGATGGTGCTTTTGATTTGTGGCTCGGAGAGGCTGTCGGGAGTGAGGTCGGGAATCAGGTGGATGACGCGGCGAACTTTTCCGGCAAAGTTGGTGATGGAGCTGCTGTCCCAGTCGATCGCGATCGTAGCGGTGGCGGATTTGTTGGCAATAACGCCTGTAATGGTGGCGGGCTGGCTAGAGAAACCGTAGCGACCCTTGAAGCTGAAATTAATGTCGAGGAATTGGCTGAGGGGCTGATCGGCGATCGTCTCTTCGCTCAACACCTGCGTCAGAGCGCCTTTCTCAAACTTAATAATGGTCTGTGCTTCCAGGGAGTTGATTGCCTGGTAAATCACGTAGGTAATGCTGATCAGGTAAACCGTCAAGATGATCAGATCGGTCTGGTTCATACCGTCGCCAGGTTAAATTCGCGCAGGGCGGGCAGGAAGTTTTTGTTTTCGTGCTGCGATCGGCTCAGCTTAATCAGGGCAAATCGCTGCATGGCGGTTAAACTCGCCCACTGTTCAAGGGTGAGCGGTACGCCGACGGACTCGCTTTGTGCCTGGACGCTTTCGGGAATTTGCGTGGCGTTTTGCCAGTCGGGATGGGGGTCGATCGGCAGGTCGGAGGGGGTTTCGCCGGAGCGGGTTTGGACGAGTTGGCGGAGATGCGATCGGTATTCCTGAATTTCTGTCTCAGTGTCGCAGGGCATTGCGACTAGGGTTTGGCGATCGTCTTGGGAGAGCTTCGCTCAACACCTGCGTCAGAGCGCCTTTCTCAAACTTAATAATGGTCTGTGCTTCCAGGGAGTTGATTGCCTGGTAAATCACGTAGGTAATGCTGATCAGGTAAACCGTCAAGATGATCAGATCGGTCTGGTTCATACCGTCGCCAGGTTAAATTCGCGCAGGGCGGGCAGGAAGTTTTTGTTTTCGTGCTGCGATCGGCTCAGCTTAATCAGGGCAAATCGCTGCATGGCGGTTAAAATCGCCCCATCTTTACAGGGGAGCGGGGGAGAGGGAAAGGCGAAGCGTACGCATGATTTCAGCAGGAGATGGGGAGGTCAGGGGTTGGGGTGCGTGAGGAGAAGTTACAGAGTCGGCGGGGGTGGAGATTTGGGCGATAGACTATGGAACTGTGGAGATGTGTTAGGGATGGAAGAGGGAATATATGGTGCTTCCGCAGGGGTCTGGGCTGCCGTCTTTGCTGCAAACCCTGAGTTTAATTGCTGATCCGATCGCCTTCTTTGACAAGCAATCGCGGCTGTATGGCGATCCATTTACGACACGGGTGTTGGGAGTGAATTCGCCGCCTGTGGTGTTTTTGAGTAGTCCGGAGGCGATGCAGGCGGTTTTTACGACGCTGGCGAACAAGCTGGAACTGGGAAAGGTGACGGATGTGTT from Leptolyngbya ohadii IS1 includes the following:
- the hetZ gene encoding heterocyst differentiation protein HetZ, with protein sequence MHKLQCANVVSLFQREKPSNGVEAIFQILFQELQEATRAPASQCRAVADRLSEEVSRICSESQRIQASGEVETWSTTLARHRLKQCLKYYELGSHRGRIELHSTLSAVVYRYITPPQVQSSYQARLTLIEDFLQGFYIESMNAFRRENQLPATYRPRTLLELAEYMAFTERYGKRRIPLPGRRSQQLIILRAQTFSQQQPPETMVDIEQAAEGSLNEGDSSRSLVSMPQVREQMVAQEPELQEDTLRNTVIAELMNYLEERQQQDCADYFALRLKDLPTSEIEEILGLTARQRDYLQQRFKYHLIRFALSHQWELVHQWLEADLERNFGLTPQQWQQFIDRLTPRQQDLLAHKQSGMADNAIAQTLGITPTQLQKQWSKLLEQAWEIRNNLVSGAGTSTDE
- the rnc gene encoding ribonuclease III; its protein translation is MLADPRRQKQLQQLILKLGLSAESPVNWALLDRALTDPTASPTANYERLEFVGDAVVKLTAGEFLYQQYPDVSEGELSAIRSILVSDRLLAQIAQAYGIDRYLILSSSALADHAGQETRLAAALEAMLAALYLSTHDLRLIHPWLDGHLLSLAEEIRRDPALQNYKGALQNLTQNQHQILPEYRVTELNPTSGSSDRFAAEVWVNGQCWGRGKGQSKKTAEQAAAQEAFLALSRSSY
- a CDS encoding nitrate reductase associated protein, with protein sequence MLKSCVRFAFPSPPLPCKDGAILTAMQRFALIKLSRSQHENKNFLPALREFNLATV
- a CDS encoding nitrate reductase associated protein; its protein translation is MPCDTETEIQEYRSHLRQLVQTRSGETPSDLPIDPHPDWQNATQIPESVQAQSESVGVPLTLEQWASLTAMQRFALIKLSRSQHENKNFLPALREFNLATV
- a CDS encoding transglutaminase TgpA family protein, with amino-acid sequence MSSSARNQASSNPILQLPVLRQFWQRIESLPLPQPEDSVPLRVVVQGLATVGMVALDVAAADSSDGGAMSLWAVPVSAVGAAWSYYRRRKRNIPVKFCIAIGMLLSLAIFFMRIWVERNDTRIALATLLIHLLVFHSFDMPRRKDLGYSAVIGLILIGVAATLSQTLAFAPVLLLFLGLAVPVLMLNYRSQIGLPSPTLRRVHTDIESKRMGWVLLAVLGLGMAIFLMLPRFPGYQIRTFPVSAPISLQEEFNQNQVINSGYVQPGRSGGEGNGSGENQTPTEGAGRLNSQSYYGFNTKINQNLRGTMQPQVVMRIRSQAPGFWRVMAFDRYTGQGWEVSRNQASDVEELERPSWTFRFNLPWSVTLNRSREVVQSFTMVADLPNLIPALHEPKELYFPTNQIAIDTEGGLRSPVPLSEGLTYTVVSAVPYRNRTALRSAPATYPKELANYVELPASTSDYPGGGSAKHRVRQKTLEILARSPNPLNDNYERSLYLAQYLKQNYRIQPDLPFLADGEDLAEAFLTKYEGGYPDHFSTTLTVMLRSIGVPARLVVGFEPGEFNPFTGYYVVRNTDAHAMTEVYFHKYGWFSFDPIPGHPLIPPSIEESSAFGVLQQFWNWIAGWLPSPLTGWLSGTFERIASLLGWAIGWVMGLFTRGWLGLLIGAGLLTGLGFLGWLLWQGWQQWRYQRWLNRLPPMEALYQQMLRWLDNEGFAKPIAQTPLEYAHACHSHYSVHRSKAIYEITDAYVRWRYGGESPDLPYLKQCLQQMQRKTMKSR